The following are encoded in a window of Phaseolus vulgaris cultivar G19833 chromosome 3, P. vulgaris v2.0, whole genome shotgun sequence genomic DNA:
- the LOC137805555 gene encoding uncharacterized protein, with product MEGGSNFSAMAPPVFDGDNYQMWVVRMETYLEGVEEEIHSLLENPTVAQIKSQKEKKMKRSKAKACLFAVVSPMVFTRIMSLKSAKEIWDYLKAKYEGDERIRGMQVLNLIREFELQRMNESESVKEYSDRLLSIANKVRLLGSVLKDSRIVETLLRNKDSKIKQNQQENGEVVAHNNNKRRNYSPCKHCDKLGHPPFKCWRRPDAKCNKCNQLGHEAIICRNQSEQQDVNQSEQQDVDAQLANEEEDVLFVATGFSSNISSASWLIDSGCTNHMTYDKKLFKELKPSKISKVKIGHGGHILVEGIGTIDIATHSGCYRTRFVQGTNERQKFLIRSISGGAGQGLLKMQKSEMEDVPPIKGNRLLSNIYHRCNVAVCEPADHEEPVDHKEVINDPKAKKTMEEEVYMIEKNKTREVVDIPRDRKVHQMDVKSTFLNGFLEEEIFVEQPKGFIVEGKEKKTKFISCLKLFMA from the exons ATGGAAGGAGGTTCCAATTTTTCAGCAATGGCACCACCTGTCTTTGATGGAGACAATTATCAAATGTGGGTTGTTCGTATGGAGACCTACCTAGAAGGTGTAGAAGAGGAAATTCACTCCCTTCTAGAAAACCCTACTGTGGCACAAATAAAATCacagaaggaaaagaagatgaaaagatcAAAGGCAAAAGCATGTCTATTTGCAGTTGTATCTCCTATGGTATTCACAAGGATAATGTCCTTGAAGTCAGCAAAAGAAATATGGGATTACCTTAAGGCAAAATATGAAGGTGATGAGAGGATTCGTGGAATGCAAGTGTTGAATCTAATCAGGGAGTTTGAACTGCAGAGAATGAATGAGTCAGAATCCGTAAAAGAGTACTCTGACAGACTTCTAAGCATTGCCAACAAAGTGAGGTTGCTTGGATCTGTGTTAAAAGATTCTAGAATTGTGGAAACACTGCTT AGAAACAAAGATAGCAAGATCAAGCAGAACCAACAAGAAAATGGAGAAGTTGTTGCACACAATAACAACAAAAGGAGAAATTACTCTCCTTGTAAGCATTGCGACAAGTTAGGTCATCCACCGTTTAAGTGCTGGAGAAGACCTGATGCTAAGTgcaacaagtgcaatcaacttgggCATGAAGCAatcatttgtagaaaccaaagtgAGCAACAAGATGTAAACCAAAGTGAGCAACAAGACGTAGATGCTCAATTAGCAAATGAGGAGGAGGATGTACTTTTCGTTGCAACTGGTTTCTCAAGCAATATTTCAAGTGCATCTTGGCTAATTGATAGTGGATGCACAAATCACATGACTTATGACAAAAAACTTTTCAAGGAGTTGAAGCCTTCAAAAATTTCAAAGGTGAAGATAGGTCATGGGGGTCACATTTTAGTAGAAGGAATAGGAACCATTGATATAGCAACACATTCAG GATGCTACAGAACAAGATTTGTTCAAGGTACAAATGAGAGGCAAAAGTTTCTCATTAGATCTATTTCAGGAGGAGCTGGTCAAGGGCTTCTCAAGATGCAAAAATCTGAAATGGAAGATGTTCCACCAATTAAAGGCAATCGATTACTCTCTAACATATATCATAGATGTAACGTTGCAGTATGTGAACCTGCGGATCACGAAGAACCTGTTGATCACAAAGAAGTTATCAATGACCCAAAGGCGAAAAAGACAATGGAGGAAGAGGTGTatatgattgagaaaaacaaaacTCGGGAGGTTGTTGACATACCTCGAGATAGAAAGGTacatcaaatggatgtcaagtcaACATTCCTAAATGGATTTCTTGAAGAGGAAATTTTTGTTGAGCAACCTAAAGGTTTCATTGTGGAAGGAAAGGAAAAGAAGACAAAGTTTATAAGTTGTCTAAAGCTATTTATGGCTTAA